The Candidatus Equadaptatus faecalis region ATTTTCGCACAGTTTCGCTATTGAGTCTGCGATTGATTTTCTTGCCGTCCAAAGATTTTCTTTTTCAGCGTCCGTTTTGGCAAGGCTGATTTTTTGCGCTCCGTATCTTGCGGCTGTTTCAGCCACTTTTTTGCAGTCTGTTTCAAGCGTTTCAATATCGCTGCTTTCAAGCTGGATAATCAGAGCTGCGCCGGAACTGCAAGCCGGAACTTCGCGTTTCAGACATCTTGACACGAAGGAAAGAGAATTTCTGTCCATGAACTCTATTGAAACAGGAATAAGTCCTGCTTCGGCAATGATTTTTGGAACAAGAGCCATTGCGCTGTCAGCATCTGCAAATTCCGCAAGCAGATCCGCCGAATATTTTGGCAGGGGAAGCAGTTTAAGCACCGCTTTTGTAATAATTGCAAGCGTTCCTTCAGAACCTGCGAGAAGATGTACGAAATCAAAACCAGTTACGTCTTTTCTGCGTTTTCCGCCGAACCACGTGACAGTTCCGTCTGCAAGCACGGCTTCAAGAGCAAGCAGCTGAGCGCCTGTCGCGCCGTATTTCACGACCTTGTTCCCGCCTGCGTTTTCCGCTATGTTTCCGCCTATCTGCGATTTGTCCCCGCTGCACGGGTCTCCGGCGTAGAGAAGGTTGTGTTCTCTTGCAAGCTTGACAATATCATCGGTAATGACGCCGGTTTCGACCGTTATCGTGAAATTTGCTTCGTCAAGTTCGATTATCCTGTTCATTTTTTCAAAACATAGGACAATGCCGCCGAAAGCAGGCACTGCGCCTCCTGACAAGCCTGTACCCGCGCCGCGGCAGGTAACGGGAATGTTGTGCTGCGCCGCGAGTTTTACGACAGCCGAAACCTGATCGGTGCTTTCAGGAAATACAAGAGCTTCCGCGATATATTCTCTGTCATAGGAATTAGCGGGAACTTCATCATGCGAGTATTCGGCAAGCTTTGCCGTATCTGTAAAAACGTTATTTTCCCCGGCAGCCGCTTTCAGTTCTTCGAGCAGTCTGCCGTCGATTTTACCGTATCTGTCCATAGTGATACCTCCACGTTATATTCCGTCAGTATTTTAACATATTTCGAAGACGCGGCGGAGGCAGCCTGACGCCGTCTGTGTTATAATAACGCGGTAATATTGCGGGGAGAAATGTGATGAAGCGTGACGTTCTGAAATCGAGAATTAAGGCAGTCTGCGGCAGCGAATTTGTTTTTTACGCATTCGCGGTGCTGTCAGTGTTTGTCAAATTCTGGTTTGCGGAGCTCGAAATTTCTTCGTGCCTGACAAGAAAAGCCGCCTCCGTCGCGGCTTCGTTCGGATTTTTTGCCGCAAGCTTTGCGCTGCTTTCGCTTCTGCCGCAAAAAAGCAGAAAGTATTTCGTTATTGTCTGGGATTTCGCGCTGACGGCACTTGTTATTACCGATCTTCTTTTTATACGCTATTATTCCGACCTTTTTTCTTTTATAAACTTAGGGCTTTCAACGCAGGTCGGAGAAGTTTCCGACAGCGTT contains the following coding sequences:
- a CDS encoding FAD-binding protein; this encodes MDRYGKIDGRLLEELKAAAGENNVFTDTAKLAEYSHDEVPANSYDREYIAEALVFPESTDQVSAVVKLAAQHNIPVTCRGAGTGLSGGAVPAFGGIVLCFEKMNRIIELDEANFTITVETGVITDDIVKLAREHNLLYAGDPCSGDKSQIGGNIAENAGGNKVVKYGATGAQLLALEAVLADGTVTWFGGKRRKDVTGFDFVHLLAGSEGTLAIITKAVLKLLPLPKYSADLLAEFADADSAMALVPKIIAEAGLIPVSIEFMDRNSLSFVSRCLKREVPACSSGAALIIQLESSDIETLETDCKKVAETAARYGAQKISLAKTDAEKENLWTARKSIADSIAKLCENYVKEDLVVPADKVPALLFSIEKACAKYGLESSVYGHAGDGNMHCTLIAGDKENWKDLLHKAQKDIYADTKKLGGTLSGEHGIGLKRREYIKYFLDDAQIELIKRVKLAFDPQNILNPGKIVEWE